In the Ruminococcus sp. OA3 genome, one interval contains:
- a CDS encoding helix-turn-helix domain-containing protein — translation MIDYSPFWETLKNSKENWYTLTNKHHLSHSTLHRLKHNKDISMKTVNDLCRILHCNISDIARYVPSEDDQLL, via the coding sequence ATGATAGATTACTCCCCTTTCTGGGAAACTTTGAAAAATTCCAAAGAAAACTGGTATACTTTAACAAATAAGCATCATCTCTCGCACAGTACACTTCACCGCCTGAAACACAACAAAGACATATCTATGAAGACAGTCAATGACCTGTGCCGGATCCTGCATTGTAATATCAGCGACATCGCGCGTTACGTTCCATCCGAAGACGATCAGCTGCTCTGA
- a CDS encoding HAMP domain-containing sensor histidine kinase — protein sequence MSSLAKIIRKYIFTAVLIAVVVLVMNSSVLIFLGSQVSKDDKTAGLTRDQMEAVTQELKYDDGTYVMSEQGYEILENASFVWAMLIDPNGRAVWSWRLPEEIPEYYTVADISVLSKWYLKDYPVRTWKYGDGIMVYGCDKDSIMRINGTYSLRFLDSVPYNAVWVIVINLSLILVLALLFGYRFFRALKPITDGIESLSRKENISLAEKGIADGLAKKLNQTSRILEEQNKQLAKRDNARTNWISGVSHDIRTPLSLIMGYADALVRDHTMGEEQKKKAASIQRQSLMIKKLIDDLNLTSKLEYDAQPLRLQRYSPSELLREIVTSYYNDGLSDNYFIELDVRREVESVMLNGDTALLNRGFQNLIGNSIRHNPGGCSIHIEMRLCSQGVEILFKDTGIGIPAAVIKTLYTQKPDPEKHPHVMGLRVVKQIIAAHNGLMEFIRKPSGNYDVSIILPERL from the coding sequence GTGAGCAGTTTGGCTAAGATTATCAGAAAATATATATTCACGGCTGTTCTGATTGCTGTCGTGGTGCTGGTGATGAACAGCAGCGTGCTGATCTTTTTAGGCAGTCAGGTATCAAAAGATGATAAGACAGCTGGTTTGACGAGGGATCAGATGGAAGCTGTCACACAAGAGCTGAAGTATGACGACGGGACATATGTAATGTCAGAACAGGGTTACGAAATTCTTGAAAATGCCTCCTTTGTATGGGCAATGCTCATTGACCCAAATGGCCGGGCAGTGTGGAGCTGGCGTCTACCGGAGGAAATACCGGAATATTATACAGTGGCAGATATTTCTGTACTGAGCAAATGGTACCTTAAAGATTATCCTGTAAGAACCTGGAAATATGGCGATGGAATCATGGTATATGGCTGTGATAAAGACAGTATCATGCGCATTAATGGAACGTACTCCCTGCGGTTTCTGGATTCTGTGCCGTACAATGCTGTATGGGTTATCGTGATCAATCTGTCGCTGATTCTGGTACTTGCACTACTGTTTGGATATCGTTTTTTCCGGGCGCTGAAGCCGATAACTGATGGTATCGAAAGCCTCTCAAGGAAAGAAAATATATCGCTGGCAGAGAAAGGAATTGCAGACGGACTTGCCAAAAAGCTGAACCAGACCTCGCGGATCCTGGAAGAGCAGAATAAGCAGCTTGCCAAGAGGGATAATGCGCGTACCAACTGGATTTCAGGAGTCTCACATGACATCCGCACACCGCTCTCACTGATCATGGGATATGCAGATGCTTTGGTGCGGGATCATACAATGGGAGAGGAGCAGAAAAAAAAGGCGGCTTCCATTCAACGTCAGAGTCTGATGATTAAGAAACTGATCGATGATCTGAATCTGACTTCCAAGCTGGAATATGATGCGCAGCCGCTCCGTCTTCAGAGATACTCACCATCTGAACTCCTGAGAGAGATTGTTACTTCCTATTACAATGATGGGTTGTCTGATAATTATTTCATTGAACTGGATGTAAGACGCGAAGTGGAATCTGTAATGCTCAATGGTGATACAGCGCTGCTTAACCGTGGGTTTCAAAATCTGATTGGAAACAGTATTCGGCATAACCCCGGGGGATGCAGTATTCATATCGAGATGAGACTGTGTTCTCAGGGAGTGGAAATACTGTTCAAAGATACCGGTATCGGTATACCGGCAGCCGTAATCAAAACACTTTACACGCAGAAACCAGATCCCGAAAAACATCCGCATGTCATGGGACTCAGAGTGGTGAAACAAATTATCGCGGCGCATAACGGTCTGATGGAGTTTATCAGAAAACCATCCGGTAATTATGATGTCAGTATTATACTTCCGGAGCGGTTATAA
- a CDS encoding GGDEF domain-containing protein codes for MNDKEQMKLYGVWTECLKIMSSGAMAEEVMPEILRLLAEYCACKCASIYEIDENETNLNLLCGWKDDMTGNIASPLKVRLADILENAQDGLIFCRDKNNSVNFMGCLLEADNRLIGLLGIEKPRVVSETFFLKHMSYLIAESLHKKRIMQKLETAGSRDALTRLNNRSKYDQTLLEIERKPPGSLGTIFLDINGLKRANDEQGHYFGDQLLMSVGRILKGIFKENAYRIGGDEFVVILPDVQKEEFDAMIIMLQEKIADENISVSIGCCYRSGNVDAKEQLKKADHLMYQNKSLHYEKM; via the coding sequence ATGAATGATAAAGAACAGATGAAATTGTATGGCGTATGGACAGAATGTCTGAAGATTATGAGCAGCGGTGCGATGGCTGAGGAAGTGATGCCGGAAATACTGCGGCTTCTGGCAGAATACTGCGCCTGTAAATGCGCGTCTATCTATGAGATTGATGAAAATGAGACAAATCTGAATCTACTGTGTGGTTGGAAAGATGACATGACAGGAAATATCGCAAGTCCATTAAAGGTCAGACTGGCTGATATACTTGAGAACGCACAGGATGGACTTATTTTTTGCCGTGATAAGAATAATTCCGTGAATTTTATGGGCTGTCTTCTGGAGGCGGATAACAGGCTGATAGGACTTCTGGGGATTGAAAAACCACGTGTGGTGTCGGAGACTTTTTTCTTAAAACATATGTCATATCTTATAGCTGAGTCACTGCACAAGAAAAGGATAATGCAAAAGCTGGAGACGGCGGGGAGCCGGGATGCATTGACGCGGCTTAATAACCGCAGTAAATATGATCAGACGCTTTTAGAGATTGAGCGTAAGCCTCCGGGTAGTCTGGGAACTATTTTTTTGGATATTAACGGGTTGAAACGGGCAAATGATGAACAAGGTCATTACTTTGGCGATCAGCTGCTGATGAGTGTGGGAAGAATTTTGAAAGGTATTTTTAAAGAGAATGCATATCGCATCGGTGGGGATGAATTTGTAGTGATTCTGCCGGATGTGCAAAAAGAAGAGTTCGATGCAATGATCATTATGCTTCAGGAGAAGATAGCTGATGAGAATATCAGTGTCTCGATCGGCTGCTGTTACCGCTCTGGAAATGTAGATGCAAAAGAGCAGCTGAAAAAGGCTGATCATCTGATGTACCAGAATAAATCATTGCATTATGAGAAAATGTAA
- a CDS encoding ATP-binding cassette domain-containing protein gives MNTVITTDALTKRYGNKDVVKELDLKVPEGSIYGFLGPNGAGKSTTLKMVLGLVKPTQGHITILDKPVTKQNRLEILKSTGSLIESPAYYGHLSGRENLQIICTLKNIPETYIDEVLKVVRMEKQQHKKVRQYSLGMKQRLALAAALLGRPKLLLLDEPTNGLDPAGIHEMRELIISLPARYGMTILVSSHLLGEIDQLATHVGIIDKGELIFQDSLITLHEHSQCRMYLQTTDDNASLQCLKNAGLPAALKEDQLCLFRTDDRSITQAVRCVVTEGIGVLRLEEHQMSLEEIFLSLTGRRVSL, from the coding sequence ATGAATACAGTAATTACAACGGATGCCCTCACGAAACGGTATGGTAATAAAGATGTTGTAAAAGAGTTGGATCTCAAAGTTCCTGAAGGCAGTATTTACGGTTTTCTCGGACCAAACGGTGCTGGCAAGTCCACCACCCTAAAAATGGTGCTGGGTCTTGTAAAGCCCACCCAGGGCCATATCACCATCCTTGACAAACCGGTCACAAAACAGAATCGGCTGGAGATTTTAAAGAGCACAGGTTCTCTGATTGAATCCCCCGCCTACTATGGGCATTTGTCTGGACGCGAAAACCTGCAAATTATCTGTACTTTAAAAAACATACCGGAGACATATATCGATGAGGTATTAAAAGTTGTGAGAATGGAAAAACAACAGCATAAGAAAGTGCGTCAATATTCGCTCGGAATGAAACAGCGTCTTGCCCTTGCTGCAGCCCTGCTTGGCCGTCCCAAGCTTTTGCTTCTTGACGAGCCTACAAATGGTCTCGACCCGGCCGGTATTCATGAGATGCGGGAGTTGATCATCTCGCTGCCCGCACGCTACGGAATGACAATACTCGTATCCAGTCATCTCCTTGGAGAGATCGACCAGCTTGCCACTCATGTTGGGATCATTGACAAAGGAGAACTGATATTCCAGGACAGCCTCATCACCCTGCATGAACACAGTCAATGTCGTATGTATCTGCAGACTACAGATGACAACGCATCCTTGCAATGTCTGAAGAATGCGGGACTTCCCGCTGCGCTGAAAGAAGACCAGCTCTGCCTGTTCCGCACGGATGACCGCAGTATCACTCAGGCTGTACGCTGTGTTGTCACAGAGGGTATCGGAGTCCTCCGGCTGGAAGAACATCAGATGAGTCTTGAAGAGATTTTCTTAAGTCTGACTGGAAGGAGAGTGAGTCTATGA
- a CDS encoding response regulator transcription factor: MDLYDCRILLVDDNKELLKMIEEILEKGGYRNISAAASCAQARQMFERVQPDMAILDIMLPDGDGFTLFREFREKRNMPILFLSAKDEDNDRLFGLGLGADDYITKPFLPRELLLRIGAILKRTYFYQNEMHAEQEALLLGKREVNFENATVCFGTETISLTAKELLLLKKLNDNRGNIVTFDALCQTAWGDHYYGYENTLMVHIRHLREKIEEDPSHPRWLLTARGLGYRLAK, encoded by the coding sequence ATGGATTTGTATGACTGCAGGATACTGCTGGTAGATGACAATAAGGAATTGTTAAAAATGATAGAAGAGATTCTGGAAAAAGGAGGATATCGGAATATATCTGCCGCTGCGTCCTGTGCACAGGCGCGGCAGATGTTCGAACGGGTACAGCCTGACATGGCCATTCTGGATATTATGCTGCCCGACGGAGATGGATTTACACTGTTTCGGGAATTTCGTGAAAAGAGAAATATGCCGATTCTATTTTTATCTGCTAAAGACGAAGATAATGACAGGCTGTTCGGCCTGGGACTTGGAGCGGATGACTATATTACAAAGCCATTTTTACCGCGTGAGCTGCTGCTCAGAATTGGAGCAATTCTGAAAAGGACATATTTTTATCAGAATGAAATGCATGCCGAACAGGAAGCTTTGCTCCTGGGAAAACGGGAAGTAAATTTTGAAAATGCGACTGTATGTTTTGGTACAGAGACGATTAGCCTGACAGCAAAAGAATTGTTGCTATTGAAGAAGCTGAATGACAACAGAGGGAATATAGTCACATTTGATGCCCTGTGTCAGACGGCCTGGGGAGATCATTACTATGGATATGAGAATACACTGATGGTGCATATCCGTCATCTGAGAGAAAAAATTGAGGAAGATCCGTCTCATCCGAGATGGCTGTTGACTGCCCGGGGTCTCGGATATCGTCTGGCAAAGTAG
- a CDS encoding ABC transporter permease produces MTSNGTYLIQQIAAEQKKARHRHVLIFPAGVLLILFLWSLWGNKTATPSQLAQGYTSLLYQLPMMNAIFMPVMLAVIASRLCDMEIKGATLKLLFTLQRRSSFYNCKLLYGIKYLFIFTLGEILLILGCGQIFHFTEPLRPGLILLNFISTLLVGTVVLIVQQTLSLLSENQLMPLIVGLCGSFLGLFSMYFPRAVSRFVLWGYFGMFTPLGMDWDPKTRIITYFDIPFPTTDFIIFLIAGIIIYLAGITLFLRKDV; encoded by the coding sequence ATGACTTCCAACGGCACATACCTCATACAACAAATAGCTGCCGAGCAAAAGAAGGCCAGACATCGCCATGTACTGATATTTCCTGCAGGTGTTCTCCTGATTCTGTTCCTTTGGAGTCTGTGGGGCAACAAAACTGCCACACCCTCACAACTTGCCCAGGGCTATACTTCACTGCTCTATCAGCTTCCGATGATGAACGCTATTTTTATGCCTGTCATGTTGGCTGTGATCGCCAGCCGCCTGTGTGATATGGAAATTAAGGGAGCCACATTAAAATTATTGTTTACGCTCCAGCGCCGCTCTTCATTCTATAATTGTAAATTATTATACGGTATTAAATATCTTTTTATTTTTACACTGGGTGAAATACTGTTGATTCTTGGATGCGGCCAGATTTTTCATTTTACAGAACCGCTGCGGCCAGGCCTGATATTACTTAATTTCATCTCAACATTACTTGTTGGTACCGTGGTCCTGATTGTACAGCAAACTCTTTCACTGCTGTCTGAAAATCAGCTTATGCCTCTGATTGTGGGACTTTGCGGTTCGTTTCTGGGATTGTTCTCCATGTACTTTCCACGGGCAGTGTCGCGTTTTGTACTGTGGGGTTACTTTGGGATGTTTACACCACTCGGAATGGACTGGGATCCCAAGACACGTATCATTACTTATTTTGATATTCCATTTCCAACAACTGATTTTATTATATTTTTAATCGCTGGAATTATCATTTACCTGGCAGGCATCACACTGTTTTTGAGAAAGGATGTTTAA
- a CDS encoding AEC family transporter — translation MNHLILSFTVVFPLFLYMLTGFIIRKLGILDTENFRSLNNMIFKIFIPVMLFINIYESDFTSSLDMPLLLYAMLAVIIFYLLLCIIVPRFVKTRPDAAVMIQGIYRSNLVLFGITVGTNIYPNRDIGIIAALSAFVVPLYNVLSVILFESFQGQKASFRHALKGIVTNPLVVGGILGILFSLSGIQIPSVFESTLVQMGEMASPLALICLGGMLSFRSMKHHRKKLSVVIAGRLFIIPVIGLAIGILLGYRDVELVGLLAVFASPTAVASGPMAQAMGGNGQLAGEIIATTSAGCIISIFLLILFLRSFGYVS, via the coding sequence TTGAACCATTTAATTTTATCATTTACTGTGGTGTTTCCACTATTTCTTTATATGCTGACCGGATTTATCATTCGAAAACTGGGTATCCTGGATACGGAAAACTTCCGGTCCCTGAACAACATGATCTTTAAAATTTTTATTCCTGTCATGCTTTTCATCAATATCTATGAATCCGACTTCACTTCTTCGCTGGATATGCCGCTTCTTCTTTACGCGATGCTGGCTGTGATTATCTTCTATCTTCTGCTGTGTATCATAGTACCCAGGTTTGTTAAGACCAGACCAGACGCCGCTGTCATGATACAGGGTATTTACCGGAGCAATCTCGTTCTTTTCGGAATAACCGTCGGTACCAATATCTATCCGAACCGCGATATCGGCATCATTGCGGCGCTGTCTGCATTTGTTGTCCCGCTATATAATGTACTGTCCGTGATACTGTTTGAATCTTTTCAGGGACAAAAAGCCAGTTTCAGGCATGCCCTGAAGGGAATTGTAACAAACCCCCTTGTTGTCGGCGGAATACTGGGAATCCTGTTCTCCCTCTCCGGTATACAGATACCCTCAGTTTTTGAAAGTACTCTGGTCCAGATGGGGGAAATGGCTTCCCCCCTTGCGCTGATCTGCCTGGGCGGCATGTTATCATTCAGAAGTATGAAGCATCACAGGAAAAAGTTAAGTGTGGTCATTGCCGGGCGTCTGTTCATCATACCTGTCATAGGGCTCGCAATCGGAATCCTCCTTGGATACCGTGATGTTGAACTTGTAGGCCTGCTTGCTGTTTTTGCCTCCCCCACCGCAGTGGCATCAGGTCCCATGGCACAGGCTATGGGAGGAAATGGGCAGCTTGCCGGTGAAATCATAGCAACAACCTCCGCCGGCTGCATCATCAGTATCTTCCTGCTGATCCTGTTTCTCAGAAGTTTTGGTTATGTCAGTTAA